The proteins below come from a single Pseudarthrobacter sp. SSS035 genomic window:
- a CDS encoding ABC transporter permease produces the protein MTMTQPKLKLPAIDERVAKRSPLQKLLSRPEVGALVGAIVLFVFFALVSPTFTQPNALATILYGSSTIGIMAVGVSLLMIGGEFDLSTGVAVISSALTASMFSWYFTTNVWVGVLLALLVSLAIGYINGWILMKTKLPSFIVTLATFLMLTGLNLGLTRLIGGSVSSPSISVMDGFDSARAVFASSVTIGGIDVKITVFIWIALVAVATWVLMRTRVGNWIFAVGGDENAARAVGVPVKATKIGLFMGVGFCGWILGMHNLFAFDTVQSGEGVGNEFLYIIAAVIGGCLLTGGYGSAIGGAIGAFIFGMANKGIVYAQWNPDWFKFFLGLMLLLATIVNLIVKRRAELK, from the coding sequence ATGACCATGACCCAGCCCAAGCTCAAATTACCGGCGATTGATGAACGCGTCGCCAAACGCAGCCCGTTGCAGAAACTCCTCAGCCGGCCCGAGGTCGGTGCCCTCGTGGGCGCAATCGTCCTTTTCGTCTTCTTCGCGTTGGTTTCCCCGACGTTTACCCAGCCCAACGCCCTGGCCACCATCCTGTACGGCAGCTCCACCATCGGCATCATGGCCGTGGGGGTGTCCTTGCTGATGATCGGCGGGGAGTTCGACCTCTCCACCGGTGTCGCCGTGATCTCGTCGGCGCTGACCGCCTCGATGTTCAGCTGGTACTTCACCACGAATGTCTGGGTCGGGGTGCTGCTGGCCCTGCTGGTCTCTTTGGCCATCGGCTACATCAACGGCTGGATCCTGATGAAGACCAAACTTCCCAGCTTCATCGTCACCCTGGCCACCTTCCTGATGCTGACCGGCCTGAACCTGGGCCTGACCCGCTTGATCGGCGGCTCCGTGTCATCGCCGTCCATCTCTGTCATGGACGGCTTCGACTCCGCCCGCGCAGTGTTTGCCTCCTCCGTCACCATCGGCGGCATCGACGTCAAAATCACGGTCTTCATCTGGATCGCCCTCGTCGCCGTGGCCACCTGGGTGCTCATGCGGACCCGGGTGGGCAACTGGATCTTCGCCGTCGGCGGGGATGAGAACGCGGCCCGCGCCGTGGGCGTCCCGGTCAAGGCCACCAAGATCGGGCTCTTCATGGGAGTGGGTTTCTGCGGCTGGATCCTGGGCATGCACAACCTCTTCGCCTTCGACACCGTGCAGTCCGGTGAAGGCGTGGGCAACGAGTTCCTCTACATCATCGCCGCGGTCATCGGCGGCTGCCTCCTGACCGGCGGCTACGGCTCGGCCATCGGCGGGGCCATCGGCGCGTTCATCTTCGGGATGGCCAACAAGGGCATCGTCTATGCGCAGTGGAACCCGGACTGGTTCAAGTTCTTCCTGGGCCTGATGCTGCTGCTGGCCACCATCGTCAACCTCATCGTCAAACGCCGCGCGGAACTCAAGTAA
- a CDS encoding LacI family DNA-binding transcriptional regulator, whose translation MTLHSPKTRRPTIYDVAKQAGVSPSLVSLVLQNPARVSDKRREAVQAAISDLGYRPSRAATTLASSRTKSIGLVIDDYRNLWFVDLLRGMESVLSDLGYQVMLADSRPGENRIKEATDGLLAMHVDALVIAAEPSESMLAKTWVPTVVAGWRKGVPAGADLITNDDDGGGAMAASHLLGLGHTRIGHLSGSDGASAHRRFGFRRRMEEAGVDVLIAETGGTSEEDGYTSACWLLDHHPETTAIFAANDTMALGALAAIKSRGLSVPGDISVIGYDNSPLAKSRYLDLTSVDNRSDVVGVDAARTLLARIQDPAIGPQQKLIEPVLVVRGTTAPPAS comes from the coding sequence ATGACGTTGCACAGCCCCAAGACCCGACGCCCGACGATCTATGACGTGGCCAAGCAGGCGGGCGTCTCGCCGTCGTTGGTGTCACTCGTCCTGCAGAACCCCGCACGGGTGAGCGACAAGCGCCGGGAAGCCGTCCAGGCGGCCATCTCGGACCTGGGGTACCGCCCCAGCCGCGCCGCCACCACGCTTGCCAGCAGCCGGACGAAGAGCATCGGGCTGGTGATCGACGACTACCGGAACCTGTGGTTCGTCGATCTGCTGCGGGGGATGGAATCGGTCCTCTCGGACCTTGGTTACCAGGTGATGCTGGCCGACTCCCGTCCCGGCGAAAACCGCATCAAGGAAGCCACGGATGGGTTGCTGGCCATGCATGTCGACGCACTGGTGATTGCGGCGGAACCCAGTGAATCCATGCTCGCCAAAACCTGGGTTCCCACGGTGGTGGCCGGGTGGCGCAAAGGCGTCCCTGCTGGCGCCGATCTGATAACCAACGACGACGACGGTGGGGGCGCCATGGCCGCCAGCCACCTACTGGGGCTCGGCCATACCCGCATCGGCCACCTGTCAGGGTCCGACGGCGCATCAGCCCACAGGCGCTTCGGTTTCCGGCGGCGGATGGAGGAGGCCGGCGTCGACGTTCTGATCGCGGAGACCGGCGGCACGTCCGAGGAGGACGGCTACACCTCGGCATGCTGGCTCCTCGACCACCACCCGGAGACCACGGCCATCTTCGCAGCCAACGACACCATGGCGTTGGGTGCTTTGGCTGCGATCAAATCGAGGGGACTCTCGGTGCCTGGGGACATCTCCGTGATCGGCTACGACAATTCGCCGCTTGCCAAGTCCCGCTACCTAGACCTGACCTCGGTGGACAACCGAAGCGACGTGGTGGGCGTCGACGCCGCCCGAACATTGCTGGCACGCATTCAGGACCCCGCGATTGGACCTCAGCAGAAGCTGATCGAGCCTGTCCTGGTTGTCCGCGGAACCACGGCCCCGCCGGCATCTTAG
- a CDS encoding substrate-binding domain-containing protein produces the protein MKNFSWRKTAVVAAVVPLLALSACSSTGGRPADTGNVGGGQVATTDRIKIALIAHAPAGDTFWDTVRKGAEEAAAKDNVELLYTSDPEAGRQAQLIEQAVDQKVDGIAVTLATPEALKGALKKAADAGIPIVSFNAGESASAQLGAFTHFGSNEQLAGQAVGTKLAEGGFKHPVCVIQAQGHVGLEARCAGVKAKVPGTEILYVNGADMTSVESTATAKLQASKDADVIIGLGAPITLTLLKSVSTAGSAAKVASFDLNKELAQKVSDGSVLFTVDQQPWLQGYSAVDALWQNKRGGFKLGGGQSVLTGPAIIDQSNAAEVLKFAEQGIR, from the coding sequence GTGAAGAACTTTTCCTGGCGGAAGACGGCCGTGGTAGCGGCTGTTGTTCCCCTGCTGGCGCTCAGTGCCTGCTCAAGCACGGGCGGCAGGCCGGCGGATACCGGCAACGTGGGCGGCGGACAGGTCGCCACCACGGACCGGATCAAGATTGCCCTGATCGCCCATGCCCCCGCTGGCGACACGTTCTGGGATACCGTCCGCAAGGGCGCCGAGGAGGCTGCGGCGAAGGACAACGTCGAGCTGCTGTACACCTCCGATCCGGAGGCCGGCCGGCAGGCCCAGCTGATCGAGCAGGCCGTGGACCAGAAGGTGGACGGCATCGCCGTGACCCTTGCCACGCCTGAGGCTTTGAAGGGTGCGCTGAAGAAGGCCGCCGACGCGGGCATTCCGATTGTCAGCTTCAACGCCGGCGAATCGGCCTCCGCGCAGCTCGGAGCGTTCACCCACTTCGGTTCCAACGAACAGCTCGCCGGCCAGGCCGTGGGCACAAAGCTCGCCGAGGGTGGGTTCAAGCACCCGGTCTGCGTGATCCAGGCGCAGGGGCACGTGGGACTCGAAGCCCGCTGTGCCGGTGTGAAGGCCAAGGTGCCCGGGACGGAAATCCTGTACGTCAACGGCGCCGACATGACGTCCGTTGAATCAACGGCGACGGCCAAGCTGCAGGCTTCCAAAGACGCCGACGTGATCATCGGCCTGGGTGCCCCTATCACGCTGACCCTCCTGAAGTCCGTTTCCACCGCCGGAAGCGCCGCCAAGGTTGCCAGCTTCGACCTGAACAAGGAACTGGCCCAAAAGGTCTCCGACGGCAGCGTGCTGTTCACCGTTGACCAGCAGCCATGGCTGCAGGGCTACAGCGCCGTGGATGCGCTGTGGCAAAACAAGCGCGGCGGATTCAAGCTCGGCGGCGGCCAGTCGGTCCTGACCGGCCCGGCCATCATCGACCAGTCCAACGCGGCCGAAGTCCTGAAGTTCGCCGAACAGGGTATCCGCTAA
- a CDS encoding Gfo/Idh/MocA family protein yields the protein MAESLGVAVIGAGMAGKAHAAAYRTASALYSPALPPVRLVSIGDVNAEFGSLAARRFGYERNDTSWQAIAEADDIDVVSVVIANSLHREVVEGLLAAGKHVLCEKPLSDSLADARAMAEVARAAEAGGTIARIGFTFRRTPGIAYIRDLIRNGVLGNVLHFSGRYWTDYGFSPAAPMSWRYKGGPGSGALADVGSHLTYISEFLCGDIKSVTGGSLSTVIDKRPLPLAAVMGHDHVAVSDTFEAVENDDYAAFNAEFGTGAGSFEVSRVAAGHANSLQFEVFCENGAAKFDQRRPAEIQLFLNDGSGNENGYRQVILGPGHPYIAGGLAMDAPEVGFGQNDAFGYQARAFLEEVAGLSEEESLPRCATFDEGVRNMELLGAVTESALNNGKKITL from the coding sequence ATGGCTGAAAGCCTAGGCGTCGCCGTCATCGGTGCAGGCATGGCCGGCAAGGCCCACGCTGCCGCGTACCGCACCGCGTCTGCCCTCTACAGCCCGGCACTTCCCCCGGTGCGCCTGGTCTCGATCGGCGACGTCAACGCCGAATTCGGCTCATTGGCCGCCCGCCGTTTCGGATACGAGCGCAACGACACGTCATGGCAGGCTATCGCCGAGGCCGATGACATCGACGTCGTCAGCGTGGTCATCGCCAACTCGCTCCACCGCGAAGTGGTGGAGGGCCTGCTCGCTGCCGGCAAGCACGTTTTGTGCGAAAAGCCGCTGAGCGACTCCCTGGCAGACGCCCGCGCCATGGCCGAGGTAGCCCGCGCCGCTGAGGCCGGCGGCACGATCGCCCGCATTGGCTTCACCTTCCGCCGCACCCCCGGCATCGCCTACATCCGGGACCTGATCCGCAACGGCGTGCTCGGCAACGTCCTGCACTTCAGCGGCCGCTACTGGACCGACTACGGCTTCAGCCCCGCCGCACCCATGAGCTGGCGCTACAAGGGTGGCCCCGGCTCCGGTGCGCTCGCCGACGTCGGAAGCCACCTGACGTACATCTCCGAGTTCCTCTGTGGCGACATCAAGTCGGTCACCGGCGGCAGCCTCAGCACGGTGATCGACAAGCGGCCCCTGCCGCTCGCGGCCGTCATGGGCCACGACCACGTTGCGGTCAGCGATACCTTCGAAGCCGTCGAGAACGACGACTACGCAGCATTCAACGCGGAGTTCGGCACGGGCGCCGGCAGCTTTGAAGTCTCCCGGGTTGCAGCCGGCCATGCCAATAGCCTCCAGTTCGAGGTGTTCTGCGAGAACGGTGCCGCCAAGTTTGACCAGCGCCGCCCCGCCGAAATCCAGCTGTTCCTCAACGACGGCTCCGGCAACGAGAACGGCTACCGCCAGGTCATCCTCGGCCCGGGACACCCCTACATCGCCGGTGGCCTCGCCATGGACGCCCCCGAAGTCGGCTTCGGCCAGAACGACGCGTTCGGCTACCAGGCCCGAGCATTCCTCGAAGAGGTTGCCGGCCTCAGCGAGGAAGAGTCCCTCCCCCGCTGCGCCACGTTCGACGAAGGCGTGCGCAACATGGAACTGCTCGGCGCCGTCACCGAATCCGCCCTGAACAACGGAAAGAAGATCACGCTATGA